From the genome of Oxyura jamaicensis isolate SHBP4307 breed ruddy duck chromosome 2, BPBGC_Ojam_1.0, whole genome shotgun sequence, one region includes:
- the ASB4 gene encoding ankyrin repeat and SOCS box protein 4 → MDLEETCKEGENTERKMTRTAAAKLVKKAFLEALKSNDYETLEELLNQKKIDVDTVFEVEDENLILASYKQGYWLPSYKLKISWATGLHLAVMYGHLESLSVLLNHKATINCRPNGKAAIHIACETANVECLKILCNHGAKLNCFSMSGQAPLHFCTTRTSMPCAQQLIWRGANVNIKTNNQDEETPLHTAARLGIPELVAFYVEQGAQVDALNAHLETPLACAAYWALHYKDQTYSPDHHLICRMLLDYKAEVNSRDEDFKSPLHKAAWNCDHVLLHMLLEAGAEANIMDVNGCAPLQYIIKVTSVRPAAQPDICYQLLLNHGAARIYPLQFHKVLQACHSHPRAVEVVVNTYEHIKSTSKWKAAIPDDVFERYQEFYDSLFTVCSNSPRSLMHLCRCAIRVMLSERCHRGVPLLSIPVSMKKYLLLEPEGIIY, encoded by the exons ATGGATCTGGAGGAGACATgcaaagaaggagaaaacacagagaggaaaatgacTAGAACTGCAGCTGCAAAGTTGGTGAAAAAGGCTTTCCTCGAAGCCCTGAAGTCCAATGACTATGAAACACTGGAAGAGCTCTTGAACCAAAAGAAAATAGACGTGGACACGGTGTTTGAAGTGGAAGATGAAAACCTGATCCTGGCATCCTATAAACAAG GGTATTGGCTACCTAgctacaaattaaaaatatcctggGCAACTGGGCTTCATCTAGCTGTCATGTACGGGCATCTGGAGAGTCTTTCGGTCCTGCTCAATCACAAAGCTACAATCAACTGCCGGCCCAATGGAAAAGCTGCAATCCACATAGCGTGTGAAACAGCAAATGTTGAGTGCCTCAAGATCCTTTGCAACCATGGAGCTAAGCTGAACTGCTTTTCAATGAGTGGGCAGGCGCCCCTGCACTTCTGTACGACACGAACCTCCATGCCTTGTGCCCAGCAGCTGATTTGGAGAG GAGCAAACGTGAACATAAAAACGAAcaaccaggacgaggagaccCCTCTGCACACTGCCGCGCGTTTGGGTATCCCCGAGCTCGTGGCCTTTTACGTGGAACAAGGGGCGCAGGTGGATGCTCTCAATGCCCACCTGGAGACCCCCCTGGCCTGCGCAGCCTACTGGGCCCTGCACTACAAGGACCAGACGTACAGCCCAGACCACCACCTCATCTGCCGGATGCTCTTAGACTATAAAGCCGAAGTGAACAGCCGTGATGAGGATTTCAAGTCACCGCTCCACAAAGCTGCCTGGAACTGTGATCACGTGCTGCTGCAcatgctgctggaggcaggggcagaggCAAACATCATGGATGTCAACGGCTGCGCGCCCCTGCAGTACATCATAAAAGTGACGTCTGTACGGCCAGCTGCCCAGCCTGACATCTGCTACCAGCTGCTACTGAATCATGGAGCAGCCAGGATATATCCTCTGCAATTCCACAAG GTGCTACAGGCCTGTCATTCCCACCCCAGAGCTGTGGAGGTTGTCGTCAACACTTACGAGCACATCAAATCAACATCTAAGTGGAAAGCAGCCATACCTGATGATGTCTTTGAG CGGTACCAGGAATTCTACGACTCGTTGTTCACCGTGTGCAGCAACTCGCCGCGGTCGCTCATGCACTTGTGCAGATGTGCTATTCGGGTGATGTTGTCAGAAAGATGCCACCGAGGAGTCCCCTTACTCTCCATCCCCGTGTCCATGAAGAAGTACTTGCTGCTGGAGCCGGAGGGGATAATCtactga